One genomic region from Mercenaria mercenaria strain notata unplaced genomic scaffold, MADL_Memer_1 contig_3306, whole genome shotgun sequence encodes:
- the LOC128552933 gene encoding uncharacterized protein LOC128552933 gives MAKQSTVSVPVGIVKKLKDKPGGINPIVDELRQKHLIQANYDGNCLELQGPYDEILDIANEFLHFKVDMASAQMKTLGGEGTVAWTYRGNQVEHIRHLLDAEWKDLLKVKSVKEAQPNADSLVVTCSYSDYATVNGMLKDLNTKIKKCKERTVKVDPKDKQSAKLFAQKEKVQNKFYSCFNEDKKDKNKGEIRFYGRSEKDCKEGLSQWETSIQGNKKHPSNATDEEVIGISKTPRKHTPEVQPSNDTPITMDSIRVETKPGQEKNASTKNMSKSMDEVPDVKPSVSGSFSSSKSQKNETSMTKTYKSTTYSKQSDVPCTASASGGKGGDIQARVTVTEVKKTPGIMTGSGEATKYTFQIEDIQFFVFKESITEIKGMDAITNAANERLMHGGGVAYYISKAAGKKMDQDCNNFIAKYGPLQVTHNFVSVPGDMKCKGIIHAVGPTWYDYKDKREECAKDLYETIKNILITAASKKWQKVALSAISSGLFGVPKKLCAEMYMKAFVDFATATGGTVKEVYFIDVSREILDLVIDAHKIWLEDGNKLDFKNAIEYTSVVSKNQTRKGAGTEKQESLIQFLGTDTTSYRETRHKYRVCKRLDVFVYQGSLTRLEVVDAIALAISPDSSKHMGVLECSVRNLAGYNYATEVDRYRNGKNGTVFVSSVTGKLRCNNIVHIITTPVKRLDKASLSFICDVYGLALTNNYKSKIRYLGMPLFGTGGAYNIADIQTLCYSVIQMLVSVCSNSSKPLQIKELHLVNLDPDINSRLQVEFTRLSRGTNEVEKSKNYTRTTQHTSSSSKPYDEDHSWIRHTPLETSHSTKTESAADGNGNSKETHGKSFTRKSAPNDAKCVYCDKKASIMIMECSHMFCTTCEVVMKNSNICLKCSTESKENTVNSNKADDTCPICFDSLKKSEELPCSHKLCKSCYQKVKSHKPQCPVCQHIFGDVTGNQPDGDMFYRHVTWKSLPGYEGCGTFEICYMIPSGKQKECHPHPGKPYKGIERWAYLPDTKEGSQILYLLKRAFDRKLVFTIGESRTTGKEDVVTWNDIHHKTKPTGGPEKFGYPDQTYLARVREELAAKGVTE, from the exons ATGGCAAAACAGTCGACAGTATCCGTGCCTGTAGGAATAGTAAAGAAATTAAAGGACAAACCAGGAGGAATTAACCCGATCGTAGATGAATTGAGGCAAAAACACCTTATACAAGCCAATTATGACGGCAATTGTTTAGAATTGCAAGGTCCTTATGACGAAATACTTGatattgcaaatgaatttctACATTTTAAAGTTGATATGGCTTCTGCACAGATGAAGACATTGGGAGGCGAAGGAACAGTGGCTTGGACATACAGAGGAAATCAAGTAGAACACATTAGACATTTACTTGATGCAGAATGGAAGGACCTTTTAAAGGTAAAATCCGTGAAAGAAGCACAGCCGAACGCGGACTCCTTAGTAGTTACATGCAGTTATTCGGATTATGCAACGGTGAATGGTATGCTCAAGGACCTCAATAcgaaaattaagaaatgcaagGAAAGAACAGTAAAGGTGGATCCCAAAGATAAGCAAAGTGCAAAACTTTTCGCCCAAAAGGAGAAAGTTCAAAACAAGTTCTACAGTTGTTTTAACGAGGACAAGAAAGATAAAAATAAGGGAGAAATTCGTTTTTACGGAAGATCGGAAAAGGATTGCAAAGAGGGACTTTCACAATGGGAAACAAGTATACAGGGAAATAAAAAGCATCCTAGTAACGCCACTGATGAAGAAGTCATAGGAATCAGTAAAACGCCAAGGAAACATACTCCCGAGGTCCAACCTTCAAACGATACTCCAATAACAATGGATTCAATCCGGGTTGAGACAAAACCTGGACAGGAGAAAAATGCATCAAccaaaaatatgtcaaaaagtaTGGACGAAGTTCCGGACGTAAAACCCTCTGTCAGTGGTTCATTCAGTTCGTCAAAGTCTCAGAAAAACGAAACATCAATGACCAAAACATACAAGTCCACAACATATTCAAAACAATCGGATGTGCCTTGTACTGCTAGTGCCTCCGGAGGAAAAGGGGGTGATATTCAGGCTCGTGTTACTGTTACTGAGGTTAAGAAAACACCTGGAATAATGACAGGATCAGGCGAAGCGacaaaatatacttttcaaatcgaAGATATCCAGTTTTTCGTGTTCAAAGAATCTATAACAGAAATTAAAGGAATGGATGCCATCACTAATGCAGCTAATGAGAGGCTTATGCACGGAGGTGGTGTGGCATATTACATATCGAAAGCTGCAGGAAAAAAGATGGATCAGGACTGCAATAACTTTATAGCAAAGTATGGTCCTTTACAAGTTACACATAATTTTGTCTCCGTTCCTGGCGATATGAAGTGTAAAGGTATAATTCATGCAGTAGGTCCAACATGGTATGATTACAAAGACAAGAGAGAAGAATGCGCCAAAGATTTGTACGAGACAATAAAGAATATCCTCATCACAGCAGCTAGCAAGAAATGGCAAAAGGTGGCACTTTCTGCAATAAGTTCAG GGCTTTTTGGTGTACCGAAGAAACTATGTGCGGAAATGTACATGAAGGCGTTTGTAGATTTCGCAACTGCAACTGGTGGAACTGTAAAGGAAGTGTATTTCATTGATGTTAGCCGTGAAATCCTAGATCTTGTCATCGATGCGCACAAAATATGGCTGGAAGATGGaaataaactggattttaagaaCGCTATAGAATACACATCAGTCGTGTCGAAAAATCAAACAAGAAAag GAGCGGGGACAGAGAAACAAGAAAGTTTAATCCAGTTCCTTGGGACTGATACAACTTCATACAGGGAAACAAGACACAAGTATCGTGTATGTAAGAGATTGGATGTCTTTGTGTACCAAGGATCACTGACACGACTAGAAGTTGTTGATGCTATCGCTTTAGCTATCTCACCAGATTCTAGTAAACATATGGGTGTTCTTGAATGTTCCGTGCGTAATCTTGCAGGATATAATTATGCCACTGAAGTTGATAGATACAG AAATGGGAAGAATGGAACAGTTTTTGTAAGCAGCGTGACTGGAAAGTTGAGATGCAACAACATTGTTCATATTATAACAACTCCAGTGAAGCGTTTGGACAAGGCCTCGCTGTCGTTTATTTGTGACGTTTATGGGCTTGCACTTACAAacaattacaaaagtaaaattcGTTATCTTGGTATGCCGCTATTTGGGACTG GTGGAGCATATAATATAGCTGATATCCAAACACTGTGCTACAGTGTTATCCAAATGCTTGTAAGTGTTTGCAGTAATAGCAGTAAACCACTGCAAATCAAAGAACTTCACCTTGTGAATTTAGACCCAGATATTAATTCACGTCTTCAAGTAGAATTTACAAGATTGAGCAGAGGAACGAATGAGGTCGAAAAGAGTAAGAATTATACAAGAACAACCCAACATACAAGCAGCAGTTCAAAACCATACGATGAAGATCATTCTTGGATACGACATACGCCACTTGAAACAAGTCATTCTACAAAAACTGAATCTGCGGCTGATGGAAATGGCAATTCCAAAGAAACTCACGGAAAATCCTTCACGAGAAAAAGTGCTCCAAACGACGCGAAATGTGTTTATTGTGATAAAAAAGCAAGTATAATGATTATGGAATGTAGTCATATGTTTTGCACAACTTGTGAAGTTGTCatgaaaaatagcaacatttgTTTGAAATGCTCTACTGAATCTAAAGAAAATACAGTGAACTCCAATAAAGCAGATGATACTTGCCCGATATGTTTCGATTCTCTGAAGAAATCAGAAGAGTTGCCATGCAGTCATAAGCTTTGCAAATCATGCTATCAAAAGGTAAAAAGTCATAAACCACAATGTCCAGTATGTCAACATATATTTGGAGACGTAACAGGAAACCAGCCGGATGGAGATATGTTTTATCGCCACGTTACATGGAAAAGTCTTCCGGGCTATGAGGGATGCGGGActtttgaaatatgttatatGATACCGTCAGGAAAGCAAAAG